The following are from one region of the Magallana gigas chromosome 4, xbMagGiga1.1, whole genome shotgun sequence genome:
- the LOC105342800 gene encoding cAMP-dependent protein kinase type II regulatory subunit isoform X2 translates to MSFEIPTGLTDLLQDFTVAVLKERPSDLNQFAADYFVKLNENKNNDTSVKNVRTGGVRFAASPPPEEPMQTDSDDEEPEPPPNLNARGTRRGSVFAAPYNPESDDEYEKIVHPKSDEQRQRLAEAVKHILLFRSLEPEQMGEVLDAMFEKKVVEGDHVIDQGADGDNFYVIESGYFDIIVNGNTVGKYENKGSFGELALMYNQPRAATIVATSTGSLWAMDRETFRRIVLKNAYNKRKMYENLIDNVPMLKTLDLYERMNVADALVTRSFEDGDVIIKQGDEADCMYFIEDGEVRVTVKNQEEFDEGKDPESKEVEVKRYTKGGYFGELALVTHKPRAATAYSVGKTKCAVLDVQAFERLLGPCMDIMKRNIDEYEEQLIQLRQNSDWVEV, encoded by the exons ATGAGTTTTGAAATTCCTACCGGTTTAACAGACCTTCTGCAGGATTTTACGGTCGCAGTGCTAAAAGAACGACCAAGTGATTTAAACCAATTTGCAGCAGATTACTTTGTGAaactcaatgaaaataaaaacaatgacaCTTCAGTCAAAAATGTTCGAACAGGAGGCGTGCGATTTGCAGCTAGCCCCCCTCCAGAGGAACCCATGCAGACTGATAGCGACGATGAAGAACCAG AACCCCCACCTAACTTGAACGCTCGAGGCACAAGGCGAGGCTCAG TATTTGCCGCCCCATATAACCCAGAAAGTGATGACGAGTATGAAAAG atTGTCCACCCTAAGTCAGATGAACAGAGACAGAGATTGGCTGAGGCAGTCAAACATATCCTTCTCTTCCGGTCACTGGAACCG GAGCAGATGGGGGAAGTTTTGGATGCCATGTTCGAGAAAAAG GTTGTGGAGGGGGACCATGTTATAGACCAGGGAGCCGATGGGGATAACTTCTACGTGATAGAGAG TGgttattttgatatcattgtGAATGGCAACACAGTAGGAAAGTACGAGAATAAGGGGAGCTTTGGGGAGCTAGCTCTTATGTATAACCAGCCAAGGGCAGCAACTATTGTGGCCACATCTACTGGCTCTCTTTGGGCTATG GACAGAGAGACCTTTAGAAGAATCGTCCTAAAGAACGCCTACAACAAGAGAAAGATGTATGAGAACTTAATAGACAATGTTCCTATGTTGAAAACTCTAGAC CTGTATGAAAGAATGAATGTGGCTGATGCCCTGGTCACTAGATCCTTTGAAGATGGAGACGTGATCATCAAACAG GGGGATGAGGCAGACTGTATGTACTTCATTGAGGATGGAGAGGTGCGGGTGACCGTCAAGAACCAG GAGGAGTTTGATGAAGGG AAAGACCCAGAGAGCAAAGAAGTTGAAGTTAAGAGATACACAAAGGGAGGTTACTTTGGAG AGCTTGCCCTCGTTACTCATAAACCCAGAGCTGCCACCGCATACTCTGTTGGGAAAACAAAGTGTGCTG TACTTGATGTGCAGGCATTTGAGCGGTTACTGGGTCCATGTATGGATATAATGAAGAGAAACATAGACGAATATGAAGAGCAGCTTATTCAG CTCAGACAGAATTCAGATTGGGTAGAGGTGTGA
- the LOC105342800 gene encoding cAMP-dependent protein kinase type II regulatory subunit isoform X4: protein MSFEIPTGLTDLLQDFTVAVLKERPSDLNQFAADYFVKLNENKNNDTSVKNVRTGGVRFAASPPPEEPMQTDSDDEEPEPPPNLNARGTRRGSVFAAPYNPESDDEYEKIVHPKSDEQRQRLAEAVKHILLFRSLEPEQMGEVLDAMFEKKVVEGDHVIDQGADGDNFYVIESGYFDIIVNGNTVGKYENKGSFGELALMYNQPRAATIVATSTGSLWAMDRETFRRIVLKNAYNKRKMYENLIDNVPMLKTLDLYERMNVADALVTRSFEDGDVIIKQGDEADCMYFIEDGEVRVTVKNQEEFDEGKDPESKEVEVKRYTKGGYFGELALVTHKPRAATAYSVGKTKCAVLDVQAFERLLGPCMDIMKRNIDEYEEQLIQISKQHL from the exons ATGAGTTTTGAAATTCCTACCGGTTTAACAGACCTTCTGCAGGATTTTACGGTCGCAGTGCTAAAAGAACGACCAAGTGATTTAAACCAATTTGCAGCAGATTACTTTGTGAaactcaatgaaaataaaaacaatgacaCTTCAGTCAAAAATGTTCGAACAGGAGGCGTGCGATTTGCAGCTAGCCCCCCTCCAGAGGAACCCATGCAGACTGATAGCGACGATGAAGAACCAG AACCCCCACCTAACTTGAACGCTCGAGGCACAAGGCGAGGCTCAG TATTTGCCGCCCCATATAACCCAGAAAGTGATGACGAGTATGAAAAG atTGTCCACCCTAAGTCAGATGAACAGAGACAGAGATTGGCTGAGGCAGTCAAACATATCCTTCTCTTCCGGTCACTGGAACCG GAGCAGATGGGGGAAGTTTTGGATGCCATGTTCGAGAAAAAG GTTGTGGAGGGGGACCATGTTATAGACCAGGGAGCCGATGGGGATAACTTCTACGTGATAGAGAG TGgttattttgatatcattgtGAATGGCAACACAGTAGGAAAGTACGAGAATAAGGGGAGCTTTGGGGAGCTAGCTCTTATGTATAACCAGCCAAGGGCAGCAACTATTGTGGCCACATCTACTGGCTCTCTTTGGGCTATG GACAGAGAGACCTTTAGAAGAATCGTCCTAAAGAACGCCTACAACAAGAGAAAGATGTATGAGAACTTAATAGACAATGTTCCTATGTTGAAAACTCTAGAC CTGTATGAAAGAATGAATGTGGCTGATGCCCTGGTCACTAGATCCTTTGAAGATGGAGACGTGATCATCAAACAG GGGGATGAGGCAGACTGTATGTACTTCATTGAGGATGGAGAGGTGCGGGTGACCGTCAAGAACCAG GAGGAGTTTGATGAAGGG AAAGACCCAGAGAGCAAAGAAGTTGAAGTTAAGAGATACACAAAGGGAGGTTACTTTGGAG AGCTTGCCCTCGTTACTCATAAACCCAGAGCTGCCACCGCATACTCTGTTGGGAAAACAAAGTGTGCTG TACTTGATGTGCAGGCATTTGAGCGGTTACTGGGTCCATGTATGGATATAATGAAGAGAAACATAGACGAATATGAAGAGCAGCTTATTCAG ATATCAAAGCAACATTTGTAG
- the LOC105342800 gene encoding cAMP-dependent protein kinase type II regulatory subunit isoform X5 — MEQKDGEKVSMESSVSNGKVEEEPPPNLNARGTRRGSVFAAPYNPESDDEYEKIVHPKSDEQRQRLAEAVKHILLFRSLEPEQMGEVLDAMFEKKVVEGDHVIDQGADGDNFYVIESGYFDIIVNGNTVGKYENKGSFGELALMYNQPRAATIVATSTGSLWAMDRETFRRIVLKNAYNKRKMYENLIDNVPMLKTLDLYERMNVADALVTRSFEDGDVIIKQGDEADCMYFIEDGEVRVTVKNQEEFDEGKDPESKEVEVKRYTKGGYFGELALVTHKPRAATAYSVGKTKCAVLDVQAFERLLGPCMDIMKRNIDEYEEQLIQVFGDKASISDLR; from the exons ATGGAACAAAAGGATGGAGAGAAAGTGTCGATGGAAAGTTCTGTGTCCAATGGGAAGGTAGAAGAAG AACCCCCACCTAACTTGAACGCTCGAGGCACAAGGCGAGGCTCAG TATTTGCCGCCCCATATAACCCAGAAAGTGATGACGAGTATGAAAAG atTGTCCACCCTAAGTCAGATGAACAGAGACAGAGATTGGCTGAGGCAGTCAAACATATCCTTCTCTTCCGGTCACTGGAACCG GAGCAGATGGGGGAAGTTTTGGATGCCATGTTCGAGAAAAAG GTTGTGGAGGGGGACCATGTTATAGACCAGGGAGCCGATGGGGATAACTTCTACGTGATAGAGAG TGgttattttgatatcattgtGAATGGCAACACAGTAGGAAAGTACGAGAATAAGGGGAGCTTTGGGGAGCTAGCTCTTATGTATAACCAGCCAAGGGCAGCAACTATTGTGGCCACATCTACTGGCTCTCTTTGGGCTATG GACAGAGAGACCTTTAGAAGAATCGTCCTAAAGAACGCCTACAACAAGAGAAAGATGTATGAGAACTTAATAGACAATGTTCCTATGTTGAAAACTCTAGAC CTGTATGAAAGAATGAATGTGGCTGATGCCCTGGTCACTAGATCCTTTGAAGATGGAGACGTGATCATCAAACAG GGGGATGAGGCAGACTGTATGTACTTCATTGAGGATGGAGAGGTGCGGGTGACCGTCAAGAACCAG GAGGAGTTTGATGAAGGG AAAGACCCAGAGAGCAAAGAAGTTGAAGTTAAGAGATACACAAAGGGAGGTTACTTTGGAG AGCTTGCCCTCGTTACTCATAAACCCAGAGCTGCCACCGCATACTCTGTTGGGAAAACAAAGTGTGCTG TACTTGATGTGCAGGCATTTGAGCGGTTACTGGGTCCATGTATGGATATAATGAAGAGAAACATAGACGAATATGAAGAGCAGCTTATTCAGGTATTTGGTGACAAGGCCAGCATTTCAGATCTCCGTTGA
- the LOC105342800 gene encoding cAMP-dependent protein kinase type II regulatory subunit isoform X1: MSFEIPTGLTDLLQDFTVAVLKERPSDLNQFAADYFVKLNENKNNDTSVKNVRTGGVRFAASPPPEEPMQTDSDDEEPEPPPNLNARGTRRGSVFAAPYNPESDDEYEKIVHPKSDEQRQRLAEAVKHILLFRSLEPEQMGEVLDAMFEKKVVEGDHVIDQGADGDNFYVIESGYFDIIVNGNTVGKYENKGSFGELALMYNQPRAATIVATSTGSLWAMDRETFRRIVLKNAYNKRKMYENLIDNVPMLKTLDLYERMNVADALVTRSFEDGDVIIKQGDEADCMYFIEDGEVRVTVKNQEEFDEGKDPESKEVEVKRYTKGGYFGELALVTHKPRAATAYSVGKTKCAVLDVQAFERLLGPCMDIMKRNIDEYEEQLIQVFGDKASISDLR, encoded by the exons ATGAGTTTTGAAATTCCTACCGGTTTAACAGACCTTCTGCAGGATTTTACGGTCGCAGTGCTAAAAGAACGACCAAGTGATTTAAACCAATTTGCAGCAGATTACTTTGTGAaactcaatgaaaataaaaacaatgacaCTTCAGTCAAAAATGTTCGAACAGGAGGCGTGCGATTTGCAGCTAGCCCCCCTCCAGAGGAACCCATGCAGACTGATAGCGACGATGAAGAACCAG AACCCCCACCTAACTTGAACGCTCGAGGCACAAGGCGAGGCTCAG TATTTGCCGCCCCATATAACCCAGAAAGTGATGACGAGTATGAAAAG atTGTCCACCCTAAGTCAGATGAACAGAGACAGAGATTGGCTGAGGCAGTCAAACATATCCTTCTCTTCCGGTCACTGGAACCG GAGCAGATGGGGGAAGTTTTGGATGCCATGTTCGAGAAAAAG GTTGTGGAGGGGGACCATGTTATAGACCAGGGAGCCGATGGGGATAACTTCTACGTGATAGAGAG TGgttattttgatatcattgtGAATGGCAACACAGTAGGAAAGTACGAGAATAAGGGGAGCTTTGGGGAGCTAGCTCTTATGTATAACCAGCCAAGGGCAGCAACTATTGTGGCCACATCTACTGGCTCTCTTTGGGCTATG GACAGAGAGACCTTTAGAAGAATCGTCCTAAAGAACGCCTACAACAAGAGAAAGATGTATGAGAACTTAATAGACAATGTTCCTATGTTGAAAACTCTAGAC CTGTATGAAAGAATGAATGTGGCTGATGCCCTGGTCACTAGATCCTTTGAAGATGGAGACGTGATCATCAAACAG GGGGATGAGGCAGACTGTATGTACTTCATTGAGGATGGAGAGGTGCGGGTGACCGTCAAGAACCAG GAGGAGTTTGATGAAGGG AAAGACCCAGAGAGCAAAGAAGTTGAAGTTAAGAGATACACAAAGGGAGGTTACTTTGGAG AGCTTGCCCTCGTTACTCATAAACCCAGAGCTGCCACCGCATACTCTGTTGGGAAAACAAAGTGTGCTG TACTTGATGTGCAGGCATTTGAGCGGTTACTGGGTCCATGTATGGATATAATGAAGAGAAACATAGACGAATATGAAGAGCAGCTTATTCAGGTATTTGGTGACAAGGCCAGCATTTCAGATCTCCGTTGA
- the LOC105342800 gene encoding cAMP-dependent protein kinase type II regulatory subunit isoform X3: protein MSFEIPTGLTDLLQDFTVAVLKERPSDLNQFAADYFVKLNENKNNDTSVKNVRTGGVRFAASPPPEEPMQTDSDDEEPEPPPNLNARGTRRGSVFAAPYNPESDDEYEKIVHPKSDEQRQRLAEAVKHILLFRSLEPEQMGEVLDAMFEKKVVEGDHVIDQGADGDNFYVIESGYFDIIVNGNTVGKYENKGSFGELALMYNQPRAATIVATSTGSLWAMDRETFRRIVLKNAYNKRKMYENLIDNVPMLKTLDLYERMNVADALVTRSFEDGDVIIKQGDEADCMYFIEDGEVRVTVKNQKDPESKEVEVKRYTKGGYFGELALVTHKPRAATAYSVGKTKCAVLDVQAFERLLGPCMDIMKRNIDEYEEQLIQVFGDKASISDLR, encoded by the exons ATGAGTTTTGAAATTCCTACCGGTTTAACAGACCTTCTGCAGGATTTTACGGTCGCAGTGCTAAAAGAACGACCAAGTGATTTAAACCAATTTGCAGCAGATTACTTTGTGAaactcaatgaaaataaaaacaatgacaCTTCAGTCAAAAATGTTCGAACAGGAGGCGTGCGATTTGCAGCTAGCCCCCCTCCAGAGGAACCCATGCAGACTGATAGCGACGATGAAGAACCAG AACCCCCACCTAACTTGAACGCTCGAGGCACAAGGCGAGGCTCAG TATTTGCCGCCCCATATAACCCAGAAAGTGATGACGAGTATGAAAAG atTGTCCACCCTAAGTCAGATGAACAGAGACAGAGATTGGCTGAGGCAGTCAAACATATCCTTCTCTTCCGGTCACTGGAACCG GAGCAGATGGGGGAAGTTTTGGATGCCATGTTCGAGAAAAAG GTTGTGGAGGGGGACCATGTTATAGACCAGGGAGCCGATGGGGATAACTTCTACGTGATAGAGAG TGgttattttgatatcattgtGAATGGCAACACAGTAGGAAAGTACGAGAATAAGGGGAGCTTTGGGGAGCTAGCTCTTATGTATAACCAGCCAAGGGCAGCAACTATTGTGGCCACATCTACTGGCTCTCTTTGGGCTATG GACAGAGAGACCTTTAGAAGAATCGTCCTAAAGAACGCCTACAACAAGAGAAAGATGTATGAGAACTTAATAGACAATGTTCCTATGTTGAAAACTCTAGAC CTGTATGAAAGAATGAATGTGGCTGATGCCCTGGTCACTAGATCCTTTGAAGATGGAGACGTGATCATCAAACAG GGGGATGAGGCAGACTGTATGTACTTCATTGAGGATGGAGAGGTGCGGGTGACCGTCAAGAACCAG AAAGACCCAGAGAGCAAAGAAGTTGAAGTTAAGAGATACACAAAGGGAGGTTACTTTGGAG AGCTTGCCCTCGTTACTCATAAACCCAGAGCTGCCACCGCATACTCTGTTGGGAAAACAAAGTGTGCTG TACTTGATGTGCAGGCATTTGAGCGGTTACTGGGTCCATGTATGGATATAATGAAGAGAAACATAGACGAATATGAAGAGCAGCTTATTCAGGTATTTGGTGACAAGGCCAGCATTTCAGATCTCCGTTGA
- the LOC136275101 gene encoding probable serine/threonine-protein kinase clkA: MTVTPMTVTPMTVTPCNDSYTNDSYTNDSYTNDSYTNDSYTNDSNTTDSYTNDSNTNDSYTNDSYTNDSNTNDSNTNDSYTNDSNTNDSYTNDSYTNDSYTNDSYTNDSYTNDSNTNDSNTNDSYTNDSNTNDSYTNDSYTNDSNTNDSYTNDSYTNDSNTNDSYTNDSYTNDSYTNDSYTNDSNTNDSYTNDSYTNDSNTNDSYTNDSYTNDSNTNDSNTNDIYTNDSYTNDSYTNDSNTNDSYTNDSYTNDSNTNDSYTNDSNTNDSYTNDSNTNDSYTNDSYTNDSYTNDSYTNDSYTNDSNTNDSYTNDSYTNDSYTNYSYTNYSYTNYSYNN; encoded by the coding sequence ATGACAGTTACACCAATGACAGTTACACCAATGACAGTTACACCATGCAATGACAGTTACACCAATGACAGTTATACCAATGACAGTTATACCAATGACAGTTACACCAATGACAGTTACACCAATGACAGTAACACCACTGACAGTTATACCAATGACAGTAACACCAATGACAGTTACACCAATGACAGTTATACCAATGACAGTAACACCAATGACAGTAACACCAATGACAGTTATACCAATGACAGTAACACCAATGACAGTTACACCAATGACAGTTACACCAATGACAGTTACACCAATGACAGTTACACCAATGACAGTTATACCAATGACAGTAACACCAATGACAGTAACACCAATGACAGTTATACCAATGACAGTAACACCAATGACAGTTACACCAATGACAGTTATACCAATGACAGTAACACCAATGACAGTTACACCAATGACAGTTATACCAATGACAGTAACACCAATGACAGTTACACCAATGACAGTTACACCAATGACAGTTACACCAATGACAGTTATACCAATGACAGTAACACCAATGACAGTTACACCAATGACAGTTATACCAATGACAGTAACACCAATGACAGTTACACCAATGACAGTTATACCAATGACAGTAACACCAATGACAGTAACACCAATGACATTTACACCAATGACAGTTACACCAATGACAGTTATACCAATGACAGTAACACCAATGACAGTTACACCAATGACAGTTATACCAATGACAGTAACACCAATGACAGTTACACCAATGACAGTAACACCAATGACAGTTATACCAATGACAGTAACACCAATGACAGTTATACCAATGACAGTTATACCAATGACAGTTACACCAATGACAGTTACACCAATGACAGTTATACCAATGACAGTAACACCAATGACAGTTACACCAATGACAGTTATACCAATGACAGTTACACCAATTACAGTTACACCAATTACAGTTACACCAATTACAGTTACAACAATTAA